The following DNA comes from Astatotilapia calliptera chromosome 6, fAstCal1.2, whole genome shotgun sequence.
TGAAACTATATTTACATTTACGGCCTATCCTTCAAGTGCACAGGTTAGTTATGTTGCTGAGGCACTTGTGACAAAATACCCTTGTCTCAAGGAACCTGGCTCTTTCTCAGGTTATTATGGTTGGCAACAAAGCATCAAATACAAGATGGCCAATTATCGTACAAAACTTAGAGGGTTTGGTGTTCCTGAGTTGACATGCAATGCCATGAAACACAAGAGTCCAGGTGACCAGAAGTCtgcaaataaagtgaaaaagccTCGGAAAGCAGAGGTAAATTACCTTCCGCCATATCCAGCAGGTGAAGATGAGGACAgtcaagaagaagagagaattCAGTTGCTTACTGAAGTCAAGAAAAGAGACAACAACAaagtgataaaagaaaaaatggctaaaacatttgcacatagaCGACATGAAATTGTCAACCTGTCCCCCAGCATTGAAGACATCAAAGCCAGATGGCCAGCTTTGTTTGAGGCATCTCATGTGAGTTCCAAATTCATTTTGGGTAggcttttgggtttttttaatgtaatctttcaaacttcaaataatttgaggccgcatcatgtttttttttgtcgttCAGCTGCAGGATGAGTTCTACAGGATCACCCTGGTACACCTTGAACCCAAATTCATGTCCATGCTGGATGAGTACACTCCCAAACTGTTGGCCCTTTTCCATTCCAAGGGGGGAGCCATGGGATTGAAGTTGCAGGCTATCATAGCCAAGGTATTTTCCACAGACATTTCAGCTTggaattttatttaaagaatttttttgtcaaatttcaTTTGCATGGTGCACAGCTCCACtaatttgtttgcatgtttttgtcagtgcaagAGGACGCCAGGACGTCACTGATATAATTAACAACACAATTATGGGtttcatgttttaattgtattttaaatacatgtctattcttagtaaaaacaaacaaacaaaaaacaaacaaaaaaacacaagtacaggtattgctgggtttttgttttgtcccaAGAAGGAAAAACCCTTTCTGACGAACATAaactaaattagataaaaaactaaaagaataaATTAATGTAATTTACTAAAACGACACATTTAAAGATTGAAGCTTACAAGCATGTTGACAATacctttgtgttgactgtcagcACCCAGGCATGTGCATTAACATCAGCTAATTATTGCACATAATGTTCCATGTGATGATAATTTgatatttaacagttttttttaatactgccaATTCTCACAGTTTTGTCTTAATAAATGGTCACTTATCTGATGGTAATTTTTGGAATTCTTGCTCATTTTCAGTCACCAAGCAATCCTAGCAATGACATAACCAGAAATCTGGTTATTCGGTGCTTGATGGTGTACCTTGGGGAGTCCATTGATCAACTGATCAAAGAGTACAGTGTAAGTGTTGAAGTAGAaacattattctgtttttgttattcataTGTGTTTGTcaagtttcaaataatttgaggcattatcatgttttatttgtcattcagCTACAGGATGTGTCCAGGAAATATTTCATGTGTGCAACTACAGTCAGAAAACccatgtgtttgttgtttcaggATGCTGATGAGGATGGTGTGTCACAAGATCTTTCTGAACAGAGGATGAAAATCTACAAAATCAAGGCTGTTGGATCTGAGGAGGATGACATTG
Coding sequences within:
- the LOC113023422 gene encoding uncharacterized protein LOC113023422 is translated as MEAKLRVIIDDQIEKLVLPSGIPPTLEELQSVVKDTFGISNDFSLQYFDPEFQDYFTLHRADQIKDKDTVKVVGITPVMISLTPVDDSFGGPSGQLSDYDSSYAESVVSNADSAATTSSQDTIILKRQKTTERCEPWPKQFPIPQFAYETEMYLERATEEYKKNGNLLPTSKVKTDILEKLAETIFTFTAYPSSAQVSYVAEALVTKYPCLKEPGSFSGYYGWQQSIKYKMANYRTKLRGFGVPELTCNAMKHKSPGDQKSANKVKKPRKAEVNYLPPYPAGEDEDSQEEERIQLLTEVKKRDNNKVIKEKMAKTFAHRRHEIVNLSPSIEDIKARWPALFEASHLQDEFYRITLVHLEPKFMSMLDEYTPKLLALFHSKGGAMGLKLQAIIAKVFSTDISAWNFI